TGGTGTTCTTCTCCCTGAGGTCAAAGACCCTGAACCCTAGTGGTCCCACTTCAGGGTAGTCCTGTGAGACATATGGGTTGTCCCTTCCAACCATCTCACCGCAAACAACAAGGTCACCATGGTCAGAGAAGAATTCATCAAGGTCCATGAGCTCCAGTGCCTTCCGGGTTGTGAAGGGGCATATATGGCCTCCACGTGTGAGTGCAACCGTATCACCAGATGAAAGGCGTGTTATGCGGACATTGTAGCCGTTCATCTTCTCCTCGACTGCAACGCTGTCACTGAAGTGTTCCATCAGGGTGGGTGATAGCAGAAGCGTTCTCCTTATCTTTGGAAATCCCCGGATGACTTCAACCTCATCTCCAGTGTAAATCACTGTGCCCGCCTCAAGGTCCATGAGGGACTTTTTAAAAATTAAAGCATTAACACCTCCCTCTTCAGTGACCCTGATGGCGCCCCTGTCAAGTCCATCTTTCAGCCTTGCAGAGGGAATCCCTGTTTTCTCCGTAATCTCATGGAAAGGAATGTCTGTATTCATCAGATTCACGCTGATCATTCAGTAATCATGTTTATTTGGGTTTAATCAAAAAATAAAGGATTAGAAGACACCCTCTATTTCAACTATGAGGTCAAGGATGTCTGTCTTTGTCACTATACCCTCAAGTTCCCCGTCCACAACAGGGAAGCCACCGTAACCTGTCTCCATCATCATTGATGCGAGATCAGTTACCGGAGTATCTGCCTCAACGGTTCTGACGTTCTGTTTCATTATATCCTCAACTAGAAGGTTTCTTATCCTTGATGATTTGTGTTTATCTGGGACCACCTTCCTGAAGTTTATAACTGCACGTGTCATGTCCTTTGCTGTGAGTATACCTGCGAGTTTTCCTCCATCCATTACCAGCAGACGTCCTATGCCTGCATCAATCATCATTCTCCTTGCATGGACAGCCCTCTCTTGGGGGGATACCGTTATCATCTCTGTGCTCATCACATCGCCTGCAGTGTACCTTTCATATGCCCTTCCCCTGCATATATCAAGGAGGTCTGATTTAGTCACGATTCCCAGTATCTCATCATCAAGGACAACAGGGAGGCTTCCTATGTTGTTCTCGAGCATGAGGCTTGCTGCGTTTCCTGCGTCCATGTCTGGATCCGCGGTTATGAGTTCCCCTGTCATGACCGTTGAGACATGGAAGTGGGATGGGGCCATGTTTCCGTACCTTGATGATCCCAGTTTTATTGCTATGTCCTTCTCGGTGACTATCCCCACAAGTTCCCTCTCATGTTCGCTGTTTGTGTTGATGACAAGTAGCCTTGATACGTTTTTCTTGCCCATTAATCGAAGGGCGTCGCAGACGTTCTGGTCCTTATCGATGCAGACAGGGTCCTCTGACATGATATTTTTAATTATCATACTCTCCACCTACTGTATCCCGCTTATTATATCTGTTTTTGTTATTATTCCCACCAGTTCATCATCCTCAACAACTGGCAGTCCGCTTATGCCGTTATCAAGCATCAGTGAAGCCGCCTCTGATGCATCGGCTGAGGGTTCGACTGTTATGACGTCCTCGGTCATTATATCGCCGGCAGTTAACATTGCAATTGTCCTGGCCCTCCTCTTCTCCTCGGATGCGCGGCTTATGAAGTAGACCCTTTCAACCGGTATGCCCCTCTCAGGGTCCTCGAATGTTGCAAATGAGAGGTTCTCAGAGGTTATTATTCCCTCAACAGCCCCGTTCCCGGTTACAACAACCCTTGATATGCCGTTCTCCTCCATGATATCTATAACATGGGCCAGTGTATGGTTGGCTGTCACCGTTTTAACGTCCCGGGTCATTAAATCCTCAACCTTCCATCTGCCGGCGCACCTGTCCTTGAAGAATCTGAGAAGGTCCCTCTTGGTTATGATGCCTGCAAGTTCCTCTCCATCCATCACAAGGAGTGAGCCTATTTTCTTCTTGAGCATCAGGTCGGCGGCTTCCCTTGGAGTGGCGTTGATATCCACGCTGATGGGGTTTTCGTTCATGACCCTTCTTATTGATATCTTATCTATGGGTCTCCTCTTCCATGCTGGTCCGTTGATTCTCAGCTTCCTTGTTATGTCCGTCTCTGTGACGATACCTGCTGGTTTCCCCTTGGAGTCCACTACGACTACCCTGCTTATGCCGTGCCTTAACATGAGGTTCCTGGCGTATGCAACCTGCTGTGTGTCTTCCATGACAAAGACTTCATCTGTCATTATACTTCCAACGTTCATGGGACCACCTAAGCTGTTATTGCCCTTAAAAGGTCGCTCTCTGTTATGATTCCCCTGAGGTTTCCATAGTCCACCACTGGCAGACCACCAATTCCATGTTTCTCCATGATCTCACAGACCTCTCCAAGGGTTGTTGTTGATGTGACGGTGCAGACCTCCCTTTCCATGATTTCAGATACAGGTGTGGCGAGAACCTCCTCGGCACTGTTGGTCTTCATTGAGTTGAATGCCTGGTTCCTTCCAAGGAACTCGAGTATATCGGTGGAGGTAACAATTCCAACAAGTTTTTCCTCCTCTGGGTGGGGTGTTCTTCGCTCCTCACCAACAACGGGTATTCTCCTGAGCCTGTTTCTTACCATTATCTTGGAGGCGCCCTCTATCGGTGTTCCAGGTGTTGTTGTTATAACATCAGCTCTCATGTAATCCTCCGTGACCTCATCGATGAATACACCCGCCATGAGGAGCACGAAGTCCCTTTCGGATACTATACCTGCTATTCTCCCCTCATCATCCACAACCGGCAGGGCGCCGACACTGTTTTCCAGCATCATGGTAACCGCATCTGATATGGAGTCCCTGGTGGTTATGTGGATGACATCGCGTGTCATTATACTCTTAACCTGTTCGTTGACCGCTGCGAGGAAGTTATCATCGTATTTGTTATCCAGGATCTTGAATTTATCTCCCCCTCCTAAAAAGTCCAGGATGTCCATGGCCGTTACTATCCCCTGGAGCTTCCCTGTTCCGGGGTTTGTTATGGGAAGCCTCCTGAATTTGTTCTTAACCATTATCTCCGCTGCTTCCTTGATGGTGGCTGTCTGTGGTATGGAAATTACTTCCTTCCTGGCGATTGTCATGACATCGCCTTCATGGTCGAAGTTTCTGCTCTCGAATTCAATGGGACCACGGTCCCTAGACTTTACCAGGTTTATGGTGTCTTTTTTTCTCATTTACACACCTCTCTGGGAGATATACTTACATGAAGTAAGTATCGTTATTACCCAAACTAATATTTTTAATAAAAATTAATTTCTCGTTGATGGGACTTTCAGGTTTCATCAAGCCACCATTTCACTTGATATATGCTTCCAGGACATCCTCCCTGGACACTATACCCAGGAGATCCGCCTCCTTAACCATGCTAGGGTCACTCTTCACAAATACCGGGTTTTCAACCACGGGGATCCTTCCAATATCCTTCTCCAGCAGGAGGGAGGCGGCCTTTTCAGAAGGAGTATCCGGTGTTATGGCAACGGGGGGTGTTTTCATTATCTTCTCAACCGCCACGGATTTCACTTCACCTGATTCCCTGTGTATCCTTGCGTGGCCGTACCTCAGAAGGTCCTTCCTGGTTATGATGCCTATCATTTTACCATTCTTCATCACAGGAAGGCCTGAAAACCCTGATTCATCCATAAGATCCCATACAGCTGAAAGCTGGTCGCTGTGTTCACATGTAACAGGGTCCGGGGACATTATCTCACTTACAGGGCTTCTGACCGGCTCATAGCCATTTTCAAGGAAGCCTGATATGAGGTCTATGACACTTAGTATTCCCACAAGCTTCATGCTGTCGGTTGACTCAACAACAGGAGCCTGTATCTCACCGGCCTTTAAAAGTTCGGATGCTGCCCTCATAGCATCCATCTCAGGGGTCAGGATAACCTTCGGTTTCTCCATTATACCCCTGGCCTCAAGATTTGACTTGGTTGCTGTGATGTTAAGCACATCACCCCTTGTTATAAGACCCCTCAGTTTCTCCCCCTCAACCACAGGGACGCATCTGAAATCCTCATCCCTTAAAATGGATCTTACTCTAGTGGCAGCAGTTTCAAGTGAGACTGAGACGGGATTTAAAGTCATTACGTCTCTTACAAACAAATTATTCACCCTCTAGGTCCTCTTTACACTCCTCACATATGTATCTACCATCATACTCCTCAAGGTATTCCTCATAGTTACCGCAGACCTCGCACACCCCTGGGACAGAGCGCTCATTCTCAGGTGTGAGTGCCCTGTTCTCCTCAATCCTTGCATTCTCAACAAGGATTTCGGTGAGTTCAGGGGCGACCATCATAACGTCGGAAGATGTGAGTATCCCCACCAGTGCACCGTCCTTAACCACTGGCAGTCTCCTTATACTGTTCTTTGCCATCAGCCTTGCAGCGTCACTGAGCTCCCTTTCAGGTTCTATGCTTATGAGGTTGCGGCTCATTACCTCGCCAATTGTAACCTTGCTGGCAGGCAAGTCCTTGGAAACCACCTTCCTTATAATGTCACTCTCTGTTATGAGTCCTTCAGGTTCGGAGTTGCTCTTCACAATGATGCTTCCGACCTTCTTTTCTGTCATTATCGATGCTGCTTCTGCAACGCTGATGCCAGGGTCTGCTGTTATAACATTCGATGTCATGGCATCATGGACTGTAACCTTTGTTTCCATTTCCATCTGAAAACCTCCTACCTAAGGCCAAGGGCCCTATGCATCTGTGGTATAACGTAAACATCCATATACTTTCCGGCTTCCTGAGACATTTCAAGCAGGCGAGGAGTGTACAGAGCCCACTGTGCAGGGGGACTGCAGGGCTGTATAACCATTGAAAGTTTTTCAGGGTCATCAACGCCTTCACGGAGCCGCATGGCAAGGGCCCCAATGTATTCAGCCCCCGTTGTGGGCATCACAACCACCTTACAATATGTATTTACACCTTTTGATATTAATATGTTTATGACTTGAATCTCCCGATCAATGAGGTCATCTGGCCCGGATATATCGGATTCTGTAATATTTCGGTTGAAATCCCCTGAAAAATGTTCAGATGTTTTAATATCCACTGATGCGTAATCAAAGAGGTGGGATATCTTCCGGGCGCTGGCCGGGAGAGAGCCGTTGGTTTCAAGAAGAGCACTCCAGGGGGAATCATCAAGGAATTCCCTGATAAAGTCAGGGTAAAGAAGCGGTTCACCCCCCGTGATGCTCAGTGAATGAAAATCAGGTGTCATGAGGTTTTCAACCATTCCTAGAAGCTGATCTGCTGAGAGTTCCTCTCCACATGAGGGGTCCCTGCTCTCTGGCGTGTCGCAGTAGCTGCAGTTAAGGTTGCAGCCTGCGAAACGTATGAAAATCTGCCTCTTCCCTAAAAGGAGGCCCTCACCCTGGATGCTGCTGAAGACCTCCATGATGGGTGCCTTCATGTGAATCACCGGGATATAGTGGAGATGGCCCCCTGTCCTATTCCCTCATTTACGCATACCTCAACCGAGGATATGTCGTACTTTCTGCCAAGCTCCTTAAAGAGGGTGGAGGCAAAGTAACGTGAAAGTTCCTCTGCAGAGGTGGATTCAAGGTCAAGGAGGCAGCAGTCCTCCTCGGGTATACTGTACTCCTTACCACCAATCTCAAATTTGATGTTTCCGCTTGTTGATGAGAAATTTATGAGCGGACTTCTGAGGGGTATGAGGAGTTTATGGTCAAATCTGCTACATAGTTCTCTCACCACTGCCTTAACGTCCTTGAAGTCAGCCACGAATCCGTGTTTGCCGCTCCTTTTTCCCTCAACCTTAACGTCAACTATGTATGAATGTCCATGTATGCATCCGCATGACTCGTGTTCAGGTATCATGTGTGCCGCTGAAAACCTTAAATTGGCATGTATCCCGTTGATAACTATTTTCATGTTAACCACATCAGAAGTTTCTCTGCCTCTTCAGAAGATTCTGGTTTTGCATATGTCCTCCTCGATGGAGTCAATCTCATGTATGTATGCCATGGCAACATTCTCTGCTATCTGCACCACGCCCTCCCTTCCAAGTTCAGGCCTCTCATCCAGGAGCCCCACGGTATCCACATCATCCGGTGTACCCTTCTCATGGATGTTCACACCCAGGTGTATCTTCATGCTGGATACCGAGGCAGTTGCTATGGAAACAGTTAACTTGGATGAACCTATGTAGAGGTCATCACCCTCCCTACTGATCTCGAATCCATGACCCCGAAGTTCCTCCATTAACAGCATGACCAGAATCCTCTGCCTGTGATATGATAATCGCAGGCTTGATGGCTGTTCATCAAAGTGTTCAACAATGAAGTGGAGGACATTCTCAGACTTTATCTCAAGGTCAACATCCTCGTAGTCCACGATGTTCTTCACATCCATTGGGCCTATCCAGGTTATTATGCTTGAACCCTTTATTCCCAGTTCACTGAGGGCCCATGCAGGTTCTATCTGGCTTCCATCATAAAGGATAGGGTCCTCGAGGTGCTCATATATCATTCAATCACCATCTAAATATTTGGAGGTGGTCCTATAAGTAGGATTTGAGTCACGTGGAAAGCGTAACAGAGATCCCCATGGGGAAGTGATTCCATGTCTGAGCTTCCCATGTGCTTGAAGTCAGTCAAGAACCAGTAGCTCCCTGTAACCGGTTCTATCATCCATCAACCTTCTCAGTTTACCATGATAGGGTATCACCGCAAGTTCTACGGTTGTCCTTACCCTGCAATAACCCTTGAGGTGTCCGCCAAGCACACTTCCAGAGGAATCAGCCACTGCAATGTGGATGTGGACACCATCGCCTGTGATTGTCCCCTGAAGGGATATTATTTCAAGGGGGCCCTCAACCGTAAGGATGCTCTCATCCGCTGTCCTTATCCTCACACCATGGAGGCTACCTATACCCGATACAACGGCGCCCTCAACTTCCAGGGCCTCCATCTCAGCCATGAGATCCATGCCGGGCTCAAGTCTTAGGAGAATCATATTAAATGATTTGCAGATCCGCCCTCATTTAATTATCCATGGGATCCAGATAACCAGAAAGAGATACAGCCCCTCTGATACATCCAGAAGAATATGAAAAGCTTTATAGTTACATCATGCATTTAATTTACCTATGAAAGCCCGAATCCGTGACTTCATATACACCTCTGATGACCTATTCTTTGCTGTTACATCATACGTTCATCCAGAAGACAGGATACTATCCTTTTTACGCTACATACCCGACAGTGAAGGTGAAAGGTCCCTGAATTCTGCAAGATACTCAAAGGTGAATTCTGAGCTGGCCTACAAATTCCTTGAGGAAAACCACCCGGACTATCTCCACCACTATGATGAGCTTGGTGTACTCATGATGGGTGTGCCAAAAGAAAGGGTGGAGAAGATACTGAGGCCAGACGAGCGCCTTCTGAATATAATGGAATCCCCAACCGATCAGCTGCTTGCCAGGGTTGTGATGATTGCAGACACCTTGCATGATGCTGCAGGGATCCCCTACAGTTCCATGGGGGTTTCAGGTTCAGTTCTTCCTGGATTATATGACCCTCTGAATTCCGATATCGACTTTGTGGTTTACGGTTTGAGGAACCACCGGAGGGCCATGGAAGCCTTCGGTGAACTTAAGGGGGACCCTGAGAGTCCGCTGAATGGGCTGGATGAGGAACAGCTCATGAAGGTCTACAGAAAAAGAATAACCGATGATACACTCTCCTTCAGGGAGTTCTGCTGGTATGAGATGAGAAAGAACAACAGAGGGATAATTGATGGAACCCTATTCGATATCCTCGCTGCAAGGGACTGGAGTGAAATCCAGGGTTCATGGGCCGATACAACCTATGAGGACTGCGGCAGGGTGACCGTCGAGTGCACGGTATCTGACGCTATCGAGGCATTTGATAACCCTGCAAGGTACCTTGTGGAGGATGTCAGTGTAATTGAGGGGCCCGAAGCTGAAATCACTGAGGTTGTGTCCTTCACACATACCTATGCGGGGCAGGCCAGGGAGGGTGAAAGGATAATCGCAAGGGGTAAGCTTGAAAGGTTCAGTGGAAGGGAAAACGGATACCGGGTTGTTGTGGGGACAACAAGGGAGGCCGAGAACGAGTTCATAAAGCTAAAGGAACTCAGATTATAAAATAAACAGGTGAAAAACACATACTTTAAAGTAAAAAAGAAAGTGGGTTTATTAAACCGTGGTGAATGCTGATCTGAAGTCCGCTGCCATCATGTTACCTGTGCTGGTCTTAACCGCAGTCCTTGGAACAGTGATGATGTATTTTGTACGTGCACGCCAGCTGCCAACAGGTTTTATGTAGAGCCTGTTACCCAGGATCCTCTTACTGATGGAGCTCAGCTTTCCAGTGGATGTCTTAACCGTTATCTTGCTGTAGGCCGGCCCTGCAATTATACTGTTACTGAAGGTTATAACAATAGTCTTGGTCCTTGAAACCCTTGTAGCACCATTTTTAGGGTCAATGTAGGTCACAGCAATTGCGGATGTGAAGGAAGAACTGAAATCAGAGGTGAGGGTAACCCCATTGACAGTTTTAACTGAGTTCCTTGGCACGGTAATTATATACCTGACTCCGGGGCTCCATCCACCATCAGGGGTAATGTAGAGCCTGTTACCACTTATACTCTTGGAAATCTTCTTGGAGACACCGGTGGATGTTTTGACCGTTATGTTACCGTAGGCAGCACCGGCGAGGATATTCTCACTGAAGGTTATAACAATCTTCCTGGTTGATGAAACTGAAAGGGTGCCGTTAGCCGGGTCAACTGAGAGGACACGTAATGGTTTGAAGACTGTAACATTAACCGGTGTCATGCTATTTACAGTCACGCTGTATGTTCCATTCTGAAGAAGGATGCTGAATGTCACCGTAACCGTTGAATGTACATCAACTTCGACGGTCTTCTGATCAACTATAGCGCCATCCACGACCAGCAATACAATCTCATTCTTTGAAAAATCACCGATATTTGTGATCTCAACCGTTACAGTGACATTTAATGGTTCAATTCCCTTCAAAGGTGTTACAGTGAGGTTACCGTAGTTTATTGTTGCAGGTATAATGTTCCTGTTCACTGTGAGATTATTGTTGGGTACACAGGCGTCCCTTATATTTTTGCCCTCCAGGAGCTGGGTTGTATCATTGTAGGGAACTGTTATGTTGACAACATGGATACCTGGTCCGAGGCCTACTGGCCTTGTGATGGTCTGTGTCTCGCCGTAATTGAGTGCGTTTATGTAGTGAACTGTTTCATTGCCATCACAGTTTATCTTAACCATGAACTGTCCTGTGGGGTCTATGCGTGTAAGGTTGGCCCTGCCGTTGTTCCTTATAATCACCTGAATGTTTGTGGGTGTTACCGTGGCATTAATCACTGCAAGGTCAACAATGAGGGGCCTCTGGTCTCCATGGGTTGTTGGTATATCACCAAGTCCATCCCCATTGGTGTCATTCCCTGAGTAATCTGACCAGTAGTTACCTATCTCTGTGTTGTTAAGGCGGTTACCGGCTACGAAGGAATACAAACCTTCTATGAGATAGTTTCCATAGATTTTATTATCGCTACCTGTGAGTTGAATATTGTAGCAGGTCGAATTAAATATCCTGTTAGCTGTTATGGTGTTGTTGACACCGTAATTGTAGATTCCAAAATTATTGTCGGTCATGTTATTATCAGATATTGTGTTGAAGGTGGCCCCGTTCATGGAAATTGAATAGATGTTTTTTTCAAATCTGTTCTGGGATATGGTGTTGTATGAGGAATCCTGAAGGTATACGCCAATATAGGTGAGAGTTATAGTGTTTCCTAAGATCAGGTTACCTGAAGAATTTATGAGATCTATTGCGTCTCCTCCGCTAGTTATGGTGTTAGCCCTAATTGTGCTGTTGGAGGAACCATTAAGTTTAATCCCCCCTGCTGTAGTGATGTAGCTAAGTGATACTGTGCAGTTGCTGGCATTCACAACTATTCCATAGTCATTACCACCGATTATATTGAATCCACGTATACCAACACCATCTGCCGTTACGTTGATTACGGGCCTATTAGGATCAGCTGGATTTATAACAACAGCTCCTCTGTGTATTGATGTGAGAAACACGTTTTCCTTGTTTATCTGTATATTCTCGGTGTAGGTTCCATCATCCACCCTTATAGTATCGCCAGGTCTGCAATCATCCAGTGCCCCCTGGATGGTGTCATAAACATCTCCTTTACTATTGTAAACAGCCCCCGAGGCTGTGCCGGAAAGGGCAGCCGCAAAAAAAGCAGCCAATAACAAAATAAAGACCTTTCTATACATACACCTCCCCCCATTTACTGAGATATATATTGAACAAAAAACAATATATAAGTTACTATTTATTTACTATTTAACCCAAAATTCCAAAATTTAGTGAAGAAGTATAACTTCAGGTCTCACCACGGTTCGGCTTTTCATCAGGAAGCGATGAAAATCAACTCAATTTCCCTGTTTCAGCGGAAAGCTGAACTATTTTAAACTGCAAATACGATAAATCATCAGTTGATAGTGAATAACAGTAAATGGAGTTATACCATTCATTTAATATGCATGGAGGTTTTCATGTGAATGTTGGACTCATAGGATTTGGAACAATCGGGGCGGGGGTTGTGGAGATATTCAACACTAACCATGACCTCATAAGAGAAAAAACTGGAAAGGACCTGAAACTCAAAAGGGTGGTGGACCTTGACATAGAAACTGACCGTGGCGTTGAGATAGACCCTGAGATACTCTCAACAGATGCTGATGATATCCTCAATGACCCTGAGATCGATATAGTGATAGAGCTCATAGGGGGCTATGAACCGGCCAGGAGCTTCATACTGAGGGCACTGGAAAATGGTAAGCACGTTGTAACAGCCAATAAGGCACTCCTCGCCAGGCACTGGGATGAGATAATGGCCACTGCAAGGGAGAATGGTGTGAGGATCGCATTCGAGGCCAGTGTGGGTGGGGGCATACCCGTGCTGAGGGCCCTAAACGAATCCCTTGCAGCCAACCGGATAAAATCCATTTACGGTATAATAAACGGCACAGCCAACTACATCCTCACAAGGATGGCCTCTGAGGGCATGGAATTTGATGATGTCCTTAGGGAGGCCCAGAGGCTCGGTTATGCTGAGAGAGACCCTACATTTGATATTGAGGGCCATGACACCGCCCAGAAGCTTATAATACTGGCTCTACTTGGTTTCGGGATTTATGTGCCCGAAGAGGACCTCCATGTGGAGGGTATAAGCAGTATAAGGCGTGATGATATTGAATACGCAAATAAGGAGCTCGGCTGCAGTGTTAAACTTCTTGCAACGGCCTCTCTGGATGATGGTGAGCTGGAAATGGGTGTCATGCCCTTCCTTGTACCCCATGAACACCTGCTTTCATCTGTAAATGGTGTATTCAACGGCATATACATCACAGGGGACTTCACCGGCCCTGTGATGTTCTATGGTAAGGGGGCGGGGCGGAGGGCCACTGCAAGTGCAGTTGTTGCAGACTGTATGGACATCGCCCTGAACCCTGAAAGTCCACTGCAGCCAGGACCCGGTGTCAGGATGGTTGAATCCATAAGGGAGTTCAGCAAAACCAGATCAAGGTACTATATCAGGCTTGATGCTGTTGACAGGCCAGGGGTTCTCCATGAGATAGCCGGGGCCTTCAGCAGGCATGAAATAAGCATTGAATCAGTTACACAGAAGGGTGCACTTGAGGGGGAATCTGTACCCATATACATAGTGACCCATGAGGCAACAGAGGGGGACATTCAGAGCGCCATCAGGGAGATATCTGAAATTCGGTGGGTTACAGGTGAACCTGTCCGCCTTAAAATACTCTAATTATTTTTAAATCTCCTCTTTTTATTTTTCAGGCTTATATATCACGTAAACCCCATGCCATGAGTTCCTTCATCCATGGTTTCCACCACCATACTTAATACTTATTAATAAATTAATAATATGGTGGTGAATCCTATGTCCGTTGCGGTTTCCATGATATCTGAATTCATGTTCTGTCCCATGAAGGTATATCTCCGTGAACTCCTGGGGATCAGTGAGCCGGGTAACAGGTTTGCAATAAGGTTAAGGGATGCCTACCTTGACTTCAGGGCAGCTGCTGAGAGCAGAGCCCGGAAGATTGACGAAGACATCGGGATGGATGAACTGGAATCCGTCCTCAGGGAGGACCTCAGGGGGATAATAAGGGGCCTTGATGAAACTGAAAG
This DNA window, taken from Methanothermobacter sp., encodes the following:
- a CDS encoding Ig-like domain-containing protein; amino-acid sequence: MAAFFAAALSGTASGAVYNSKGDVYDTIQGALDDCRPGDTIRVDDGTYTENIQINKENVFLTSIHRGAVVINPADPNRPVINVTADGVGIRGFNIIGGNDYGIVVNASNCTVSLSYITTAGGIKLNGSSNSTIRANTITSGGDAIDLINSSGNLILGNTITLTYIGVYLQDSSYNTISQNRFEKNIYSISMNGATFNTISDNNMTDNNFGIYNYGVNNTITANRIFNSTCYNIQLTGSDNKIYGNYLIEGLYSFVAGNRLNNTEIGNYWSDYSGNDTNGDGLGDIPTTHGDQRPLIVDLAVINATVTPTNIQVIIRNNGRANLTRIDPTGQFMVKINCDGNETVHYINALNYGETQTITRPVGLGPGIHVVNITVPYNDTTQLLEGKNIRDACVPNNNLTVNRNIIPATINYGNLTVTPLKGIEPLNVTVTVEITNIGDFSKNEIVLLVVDGAIVDQKTVEVDVHSTVTVTFSILLQNGTYSVTVNSMTPVNVTVFKPLRVLSVDPANGTLSVSSTRKIVITFSENILAGAAYGNITVKTSTGVSKKISKSISGNRLYITPDGGWSPGVRYIITVPRNSVKTVNGVTLTSDFSSSFTSAIAVTYIDPKNGATRVSRTKTIVITFSNSIIAGPAYSKITVKTSTGKLSSISKRILGNRLYIKPVGSWRARTKYIITVPRTAVKTSTGNMMAADFRSAFTTV
- a CDS encoding CBS domain-containing protein codes for the protein MRKKDTINLVKSRDRGPIEFESRNFDHEGDVMTIARKEVISIPQTATIKEAAEIMVKNKFRRLPITNPGTGKLQGIVTAMDILDFLGGGDKFKILDNKYDDNFLAAVNEQVKSIMTRDVIHITTRDSISDAVTMMLENSVGALPVVDDEGRIAGIVSERDFVLLMAGVFIDEVTEDYMRADVITTTPGTPIEGASKIMVRNRLRRIPVVGEERRTPHPEEEKLVGIVTSTDILEFLGRNQAFNSMKTNSAEEVLATPVSEIMEREVCTVTSTTTLGEVCEIMEKHGIGGLPVVDYGNLRGIITESDLLRAITA
- a CDS encoding DUF366 family protein, producing the protein MIYEHLEDPILYDGSQIEPAWALSELGIKGSSIITWIGPMDVKNIVDYEDVDLEIKSENVLHFIVEHFDEQPSSLRLSYHRQRILVMLLMEELRGHGFEISREGDDLYIGSSKLTVSIATASVSSMKIHLGVNIHEKGTPDDVDTVGLLDERPELGREGVVQIAENVAMAYIHEIDSIEEDICKTRIF
- a CDS encoding CBS domain-containing protein; protein product: MNNLFVRDVMTLNPVSVSLETAATRVRSILRDEDFRCVPVVEGEKLRGLITRGDVLNITATKSNLEARGIMEKPKVILTPEMDAMRAASELLKAGEIQAPVVESTDSMKLVGILSVIDLISGFLENGYEPVRSPVSEIMSPDPVTCEHSDQLSAVWDLMDESGFSGLPVMKNGKMIGIITRKDLLRYGHARIHRESGEVKSVAVEKIMKTPPVAITPDTPSEKAASLLLEKDIGRIPVVENPVFVKSDPSMVKEADLLGIVSREDVLEAYIK
- a CDS encoding DNA polymerase subunit beta, which translates into the protein MKARIRDFIYTSDDLFFAVTSYVHPEDRILSFLRYIPDSEGERSLNSARYSKVNSELAYKFLEENHPDYLHHYDELGVLMMGVPKERVEKILRPDERLLNIMESPTDQLLARVVMIADTLHDAAGIPYSSMGVSGSVLPGLYDPLNSDIDFVVYGLRNHRRAMEAFGELKGDPESPLNGLDEEQLMKVYRKRITDDTLSFREFCWYEMRKNNRGIIDGTLFDILAARDWSEIQGSWADTTYEDCGRVTVECTVSDAIEAFDNPARYLVEDVSVIEGPEAEITEVVSFTHTYAGQAREGERIIARGKLERFSGRENGYRVVVGTTREAENEFIKLKELRL
- a CDS encoding 6-carboxytetrahydropterin synthase; this encodes MKIVINGIHANLRFSAAHMIPEHESCGCIHGHSYIVDVKVEGKRSGKHGFVADFKDVKAVVRELCSRFDHKLLIPLRSPLINFSSTSGNIKFEIGGKEYSIPEEDCCLLDLESTSAEELSRYFASTLFKELGRKYDISSVEVCVNEGIGQGAISTISR
- a CDS encoding PPC domain-containing DNA-binding protein, yielding MILLRLEPGMDLMAEMEALEVEGAVVSGIGSLHGVRIRTADESILTVEGPLEIISLQGTITGDGVHIHIAVADSSGSVLGGHLKGYCRVRTTVELAVIPYHGKLRRLMDDRTGYRELLVLD
- a CDS encoding CBS domain-containing protein, whose product is MEMETKVTVHDAMTSNVITADPGISVAEAASIMTEKKVGSIIVKSNSEPEGLITESDIIRKVVSKDLPASKVTIGEVMSRNLISIEPERELSDAARLMAKNSIRRLPVVKDGALVGILTSSDVMMVAPELTEILVENARIEENRALTPENERSVPGVCEVCGNYEEYLEEYDGRYICEECKEDLEGE
- a CDS encoding CBS domain-containing protein; the protein is MNVGSIMTDEVFVMEDTQQVAYARNLMLRHGISRVVVVDSKGKPAGIVTETDITRKLRINGPAWKRRPIDKISIRRVMNENPISVDINATPREAADLMLKKKIGSLLVMDGEELAGIITKRDLLRFFKDRCAGRWKVEDLMTRDVKTVTANHTLAHVIDIMEENGISRVVVTGNGAVEGIITSENLSFATFEDPERGIPVERVYFISRASEEKRRARTIAMLTAGDIMTEDVITVEPSADASEAASLMLDNGISGLPVVEDDELVGIITKTDIISGIQ
- a CDS encoding 7-carboxy-7-deazaguanine synthase QueE, which encodes MKAPIMEVFSSIQGEGLLLGKRQIFIRFAGCNLNCSYCDTPESRDPSCGEELSADQLLGMVENLMTPDFHSLSITGGEPLLYPDFIREFLDDSPWSALLETNGSLPASARKISHLFDYASVDIKTSEHFSGDFNRNITESDISGPDDLIDREIQVINILISKGVNTYCKVVVMPTTGAEYIGALAMRLREGVDDPEKLSMVIQPCSPPAQWALYTPRLLEMSQEAGKYMDVYVIPQMHRALGLR
- a CDS encoding CBS domain-containing protein — its product is MIIKNIMSEDPVCIDKDQNVCDALRLMGKKNVSRLLVINTNSEHERELVGIVTEKDIAIKLGSSRYGNMAPSHFHVSTVMTGELITADPDMDAGNAASLMLENNIGSLPVVLDDEILGIVTKSDLLDICRGRAYERYTAGDVMSTEMITVSPQERAVHARRMMIDAGIGRLLVMDGGKLAGILTAKDMTRAVINFRKVVPDKHKSSRIRNLLVEDIMKQNVRTVEADTPVTDLASMMMETGYGGFPVVDGELEGIVTKTDILDLIVEIEGVF